The bacterium genome segment CACGATATCCGCACCGTGATCGATGGGCCGCAGCAGGTACGGCGAGACCGTGTTGTCGATGACCAGCGGCACGCCGGCCGCGTGGGCGACGCCGGCAAGCCCGGCGATGTCCGCGACGTCGAGCTTCGGGTTGCCGATCGACTCCGCGTAGACCGCGCGCGTCTTCGGTCCGATGGCGGCGCGGACGGCCTCGAGGTCGTTGGAGCGCACGAACTTCACCTGCACGCCGAGCCGCTGGAACGTGTAATGGAAGAGGTTGTAGGTGCCGCCGTAGAGGTTGTCGGCCGAGACGATCTCGTCGCCCGTCTGTGCGATGTTCAGGAGCGCGAGGGTGATCGCGGACTGGCCGCTGGCGACGGCGAGCGCCCCGACGCCGCCGTCGAGCGCGGCCATGCGCTTCTCGAAGACGTCGGTCGTCGGGTTCATGAGACGCGTGTAGATGTTTCCGAACTCCTTGAGGCCGAAGAGGTTCGCGGCATGCTCGGTATCGTGGAACTGATAGCTCGTCGTCTGGTAGATCGGCACCGCCCGCGCGCCTGTCGTCGGGTCGGCCTGCTGGCCGCCGTGCAGCGCAATCGTGTCAACGTGAAGTTTCTCGCTCATGGTGCCCCCCTCTTCTCGCTCTTTGCTGTTCGATCACTACTATCTCTATAGTATTTGTAGTATTGCATCGTGGCGCAGGTTTGTCAAGGAGAATTTCCCGAGAAAAAAAATCTATATCTTTTCTATTGTAATCATCGTAATATTATTTCCGATGAAGATGTCCACGCGGGCGCGATACGGGCTGCGGCTCATGGTCGATCTCGCCGTCAAGCACGGCAAGGGACCGATCCTCCTGAAGGACGTCAGCCGCAGCCAGGAAATTTCCGAGAAATACCTGAGCCAGATCATCATCCCGCTGAAGACCGCGGGGCTCGTCAAGTCCTTTCGCGGCGCCCACGGCGGGTACACGCTGCAGCGCGACCCGGAGAAGATCACGCTTCTCGAGGTGGTCTCCGCTCTCGAGGGCGACCTGAGCCTTGTCGAGTGCGTGACCGCGCCGGCAGTGTGCCACCGCACCGACGTCTGCGTCACCCAAGGGGTCTGGTGCCAGGTCTCGCGCGCCATCGCCGAGACGCTCGAGCGCATCACGCTCGCCGATCTCGTGACGCAGCACAACGCCCTCCCCCGCAACGCCCACACGTATTCGATTTAGCCCGGGCCGCTGGCAGGCCCTGACGCGCCCTGGCGGCGTTGCGGGTCGGGCTGCTTGTGCGGCGGGCACCAGCCCGCCTCCGCGCGCCCATCCCCGCTGCCTTGCCAGGACACGTCATGACGCTGCCATCGGGGCCGGGCAGCACGTTCGCGGGTACGGTTAGGACGAATCATGACGCTCCTGACTGATCGGGGCAGACGATTCCAGGAAGTGAC includes the following:
- a CDS encoding Rrf2 family transcriptional regulator codes for the protein MKMSTRARYGLRLMVDLAVKHGKGPILLKDVSRSQEISEKYLSQIIIPLKTAGLVKSFRGAHGGYTLQRDPEKITLLEVVSALEGDLSLVECVTAPAVCHRTDVCVTQGVWCQVSRAIAETLERITLADLVTQHNALPRNAHTYSI